The following are encoded together in the Pseudoalteromonas ruthenica genome:
- the mioC gene encoding FMN-binding protein MioC, with amino-acid sequence MSQLEIIIGSQMGGTEYVAEQLSDLMEDQGISCTLHEQPDLKDMKMEAAWLICTSTHGAGDYPDNLQPFVEDLNGLTNLDNIRFAIIGIGDSSYDTYNYAAKNIEQLLLSKQAQPLLPRLEIDVLSEDLPEDTAERWLPELLKHL; translated from the coding sequence ATGAGCCAGCTCGAAATTATTATTGGTAGTCAAATGGGCGGCACTGAATATGTGGCCGAACAGTTAAGTGACTTAATGGAAGATCAAGGCATAAGCTGTACTTTACATGAGCAACCTGATCTTAAGGATATGAAAATGGAGGCTGCGTGGTTGATTTGCACATCAACCCATGGCGCTGGCGACTATCCTGATAATTTGCAGCCTTTTGTTGAAGATCTCAATGGCCTCACTAATCTCGACAATATTCGCTTTGCGATCATTGGCATAGGAGATTCTAGTTACGATACCTATAACTATGCAGCCAAAAACATCGAGCAGTTGTTGCTATCAAAACAAGCTCAGCCACTCTTACCTCGCTTGGAGATAGATGTTCTTAGCGAAGATCTACCTGAAGATACGGCTGAACGGTGGTTACCAGAACTATTAAAA